From Candidatus Vondammii sp. HM_W22, one genomic window encodes:
- a CDS encoding rhodanese-like domain-containing protein, whose protein sequence is MMKRFVDLLNDCLPGVEEIYPWDLEDQKKEGIDMLIVDVRELYEFDVMHIEDSINVPRGILESAAEWDYEETEPDLVQARDRYVVVACRSGNRSLMAARTLSLLGFKNVVNLKTGLRGWNDYELPLVDQAYQPVTIEEGDAYLANKVLPEQRRPVE, encoded by the coding sequence ATGATGAAAAGATTTGTCGATTTGTTGAACGACTGCCTTCCTGGAGTGGAAGAAATTTACCCTTGGGATCTGGAAGATCAGAAGAAAGAAGGGATTGATATGCTGATTGTGGACGTACGTGAGCTCTATGAGTTCGATGTTATGCATATTGAGGATTCCATTAATGTTCCAAGGGGAATACTTGAATCTGCCGCCGAGTGGGATTACGAGGAGACAGAACCTGATCTTGTGCAGGCTCGTGACCGCTACGTGGTGGTTGCTTGCCGTTCAGGTAATCGAAGTTTGATGGCAGCTAGGACACTCTCTCTTTTGGGTTTTAAAAACGTTGTTAATCTGAAGACAGGACTGCGTGGATGGAATGATTATGAGCTGCCTCTGGTGGATCAGGCTTACCAGCCGGTGACGATTGAGGAAGGCGATGCCTACCTGGCCAACAAGGTTCTTCCAGAACAACGGCGACCCGTGGAATAA
- a CDS encoding transposase, translating into MFKVLVLQHLFNLSDDQKEFQIRERYNFCRFLGLSQEGKVSDAKTVWVYREHLKERDLVDKLFSELLIQIDAVGFSARKGQIVDAAIIPVLRQRNTREENRQIKAGDSPEAWSDNKRRQKDVEAHGNHEAWQNPLWVECYLLKQ; encoded by the coding sequence ATGTTCAAGGTGTTGGTCCTACAGCATTTATTCAATCTGTCCGATGATCAAAAAGAGTTCCAAATTCGGGAGCGCTATAATTTTTGTCGTTTTCTTGGGTTGAGCCAGGAGGGTAAGGTGTCCGATGCTAAAACAGTTTGGGTATATCGTGAGCACCTGAAAGAACGGGACCTTGTTGATAAACTTTTTTCAGAGCTATTGATCCAGATTGATGCAGTAGGCTTCAGTGCTCGCAAGGGACAGATTGTAGATGCCGCTATCATTCCAGTACTCAGGCAACGTAATACACGAGAGGAAAATAGGCAGATCAAAGCCGGGGATAGCCCTGAGGCATGGAGTGATAACAAACGCCGCCAGAAGGATGTTGAGGCACACGGGAACCATGAAGCATGGCAAAACCCACTATGGGTAGAATGCTACTTACTTAAGCAATAA
- a CDS encoding nitroreductase, translating to MLVSEALEARKSTRAFLSKAVEKEKIERILAAARHAPSGTNTQPWQVAVVTGETKERIGKLMESAFREGTKGKMDYQYYPIEWQEPYKGRRKACGLLMYKTLEITREDERRQREQWAANFRAFDAPVMLLFFMDPMMETGSYLDYGMFLQSVMLTAVEEGLATCSQAALGEYPEMIKKELGYPEDSKLICGMSLGYEDTGALVNSYRTVREEIGSFAQFFD from the coding sequence ATGCTAGTAAGTGAAGCATTAGAAGCACGTAAATCCACCCGTGCATTTCTTTCTAAAGCGGTAGAGAAGGAAAAAATAGAGCGTATTCTCGCAGCAGCGCGCCATGCCCCCTCCGGCACAAACACCCAACCTTGGCAGGTTGCCGTAGTAACCGGCGAAACCAAAGAGCGTATCGGCAAGTTGATGGAGAGTGCCTTTCGCGAGGGTACTAAGGGGAAGATGGACTATCAATACTATCCTATTGAGTGGCAGGAGCCTTACAAGGGCCGGCGCAAAGCGTGTGGTCTGTTGATGTACAAAACACTTGAGATCACCCGCGAGGATGAACGGCGTCAGCGTGAGCAGTGGGCTGCAAATTTCCGGGCATTTGATGCACCGGTAATGCTGCTGTTCTTTATGGACCCAATGATGGAGACAGGCTCCTATCTGGATTACGGCATGTTCCTGCAGTCTGTCATGTTAACTGCGGTCGAAGAAGGACTAGCCACTTGTTCACAAGCCGCATTAGGAGAATATCCTGAGATGATCAAGAAGGAGCTGGGTTATCCTGAAGATAGTAAGTTGATCTGTGGGATGTCGCTGGGGTATGAAGATACCGGAGCACTGGTCAACAGCTACCGGACGGTGCGGGAAGAGATTGGGAGTTTTGCGCAGTTTTTTGATTGA
- a CDS encoding DUF4372 domain-containing protein gives MFSQILKLLPRHEFSVLANKHDGQRRCDAMNRWTQFVAMTTAQLTGRASLRDIESALASQKHLTYHLGSVSIKRTTLSRANQNLSSGFYEELFGKLYARCQSGSPSHKFRFKKKLFSLDASLLDVSLKVFPQAEYNKMKGA, from the coding sequence GTGTTCTCTCAAATTCTAAAACTGCTCCCTAGACATGAGTTTTCAGTACTTGCCAACAAGCACGATGGACAGCGCCGCTGTGATGCGATGAATCGCTGGACGCAATTTGTTGCTATGACCACAGCCCAGCTAACCGGACGCGCCAGTCTCCGTGATATTGAATCCGCCCTGGCAAGCCAAAAGCATTTGACGTATCACTTGGGAAGCGTGTCAATCAAGCGAACAACCCTGAGTCGAGCCAATCAAAATCTTTCTTCCGGTTTTTATGAAGAGCTCTTTGGAAAGTTATACGCACGCTGTCAAAGCGGCTCCCCCAGCCATAAATTCCGTTTTAAGAAGAAACTGTTTTCACTGGATGCTTCATTGCTTGATGTGTCGCTCAAGGTATTTCCTCAGGCTGAATACAATAAAATGAAAGGCGCCTAA